A single Rhodothermales bacterium DNA region contains:
- a CDS encoding MBL fold metallo-hydrolase has product MPVAVTFWGTRGSIPVSGSAFSRVGGNTSCVSVEFPDCVVLLDAGTGIREAGRALLEDPRELVILVSHPHWDHIQGFPFFEPLYQQGRKVTVAAPGRETWAAALAAQIDGFRFPVDCEALSSELTVVSQPDQIRGAMPVPLSWMDVNHPGDCLGYRMETAAGAVVYLTDNELAPDAPGPADKASLVAFCADAALLVHDAQYLEDDLPDKSGWGHSTAEQVVALAREAGVARCALFHHDPAREDWAVLKQEALARGLMRADPVEVFAARDGMRVLL; this is encoded by the coding sequence ATGCCGGTCGCCGTCACATTCTGGGGAACCCGGGGGTCCATCCCCGTATCCGGGAGCGCTTTCAGCCGGGTTGGCGGAAACACGAGTTGCGTCTCCGTGGAATTTCCGGATTGCGTGGTCCTGCTGGATGCCGGCACCGGTATCCGGGAGGCAGGCCGGGCGCTCCTGGAGGATCCCCGAGAACTCGTCATCCTGGTATCACATCCGCACTGGGATCACATCCAGGGATTCCCCTTTTTCGAGCCGCTCTACCAGCAGGGGCGCAAAGTAACCGTCGCGGCGCCCGGCCGGGAGACGTGGGCGGCCGCCCTGGCTGCCCAGATTGACGGTTTTCGATTCCCCGTGGACTGCGAAGCTCTGAGTTCAGAACTGACCGTTGTGTCCCAACCGGACCAGATTCGCGGTGCGATGCCCGTGCCGCTGAGCTGGATGGACGTGAACCACCCGGGAGACTGCCTCGGATACCGAATGGAGACCGCCGCCGGCGCGGTTGTCTACCTGACCGACAACGAGCTCGCGCCGGATGCTCCAGGACCTGCGGACAAGGCGTCGCTGGTGGCATTCTGCGCCGACGCAGCACTGCTGGTTCATGACGCCCAGTACCTCGAGGACGACCTGCCCGACAAGTCCGGTTGGGGTCACAGCACGGCGGAGCAGGTGGTAGCGCTGGCCCGGGAGGCGGGTGTGGCCCGGTGTGCTCTCTTTCACCATGATCCCGCGCGCGAGGACTGGGCTGTGCTGAAGCAGGAAGCTCTGGCAAGGGGCCTGATGCGCGCTGACCCGGTTGAGGTGTTCGCGGCCCGCGACGGCATGCGTGTCTTGCTCTAG